In Aquimarina spinulae, a single window of DNA contains:
- a CDS encoding basic secretory protein-like protein has protein sequence MKNYKKHMLWISMLSTMVFVFKMSAQPLHQTTNNENNTFSSQSKQACIWGNDFLTPRVEFRDFDGSTIGSQVFNQVIPNAESYMKQRCLDVAKILYRNSADAPKFRLLKFNLKNEDFVAHKFGDGDQMTIEVSTQHLAKIYRDSGNNSQVIKDEIDGILFHEVTHGYNYSPTTGGTYDGSSPFWAYTEGIADGVRIYAGFHQTRTPNVNDSRKWLGGYTTTGFFLQYVTLKYDKNFIYKFNKAAKDLGNSWSFDNAFKDILGKGVETVWNEYKNYINNGNTLDYDGDYPWNLDCGGSNGDLTDITNDGGTVSSQYNDSPSNEGISKLIDNTINSKYLTFNASAWVQYKASTSYILSSYTLSSANDAPERDPKNWTLQGSTNGNSWQNIDQRSNQDFPNRNQKRSFTVNSSTAYKYYRLSMSNNSGTILQLSELELFGKEKNTQQLPIADFRANKTNIKEGESVSFTNSSTDATSYNWTFDGGSPSSSTQTNPVVKYNREGTYSVTLKATNGDGSDTETKTSIIKVSSNGGGGEIIDITNDGGNISDQHNDSPSFEDISKLIDNNPNSKFLTFNASAWVQYKATKSYTLSSYTITSGNDAPERDPKSWTLQGSTNGSSWQNIDQRSNQDFPNRNQKRSFQVSTTSSYNYYRLSIRNNSGTILQLSELELFGKESSTDGGSCSWGNDFLTPRVEFRDFDGSTIGSQVFNQVIPNAESYMKQRCLDVAKILYRNSADAPKFRLLKFNLKNEDFVAHKFGDGDQMTIEVSTQHLAKIYRDSGNNSQVIKDEIDGILFHEVTHGYNYSPTTGGTYDGSSPFWAYTEGIADGVRIYAGFHQTRTPNVNDSRKWLGGYTTTGFFLQYVTLKYDKNFIYKFNKAAKELGNSWSFDNAFKDILGKGVETVWNEYKNYINNGNTLDYDGDYPWNLDCGGSNRSNLQTVENKNPEDTFNLKSYPNPVKDKLLFVKPQNLKNTSLLFEIYDTQGALIFTEKTSGSVLSLDHLESKMYFIIVKRYGKTIYRNRFIKR, from the coding sequence ATGAAAAATTACAAAAAACACATGCTTTGGATAAGCATGTTATCAACAATGGTATTTGTATTCAAAATGAGTGCACAACCTCTACATCAAACTACAAATAATGAAAACAATACCTTTTCTTCTCAAAGTAAGCAAGCCTGTATTTGGGGGAATGATTTTCTTACTCCAAGAGTAGAATTTAGAGATTTTGATGGATCAACTATTGGATCACAAGTATTTAACCAAGTGATTCCTAATGCAGAAAGCTATATGAAACAACGCTGTCTGGATGTAGCTAAAATCCTGTATCGTAATTCTGCAGATGCTCCAAAATTTAGACTATTAAAATTCAACTTAAAAAATGAAGATTTTGTAGCTCATAAATTTGGAGATGGTGATCAAATGACCATAGAAGTGAGCACACAACATCTGGCAAAAATCTATAGAGATTCGGGGAACAATTCGCAGGTTATAAAAGATGAAATCGATGGGATACTATTTCACGAAGTAACTCATGGCTATAATTACTCCCCTACTACAGGAGGAACATATGACGGATCTTCTCCTTTTTGGGCATATACAGAAGGTATAGCAGATGGAGTAAGAATATATGCAGGATTTCATCAAACCAGAACTCCAAATGTAAATGATTCCAGGAAATGGTTAGGTGGATATACTACAACAGGTTTTTTCCTGCAATATGTTACGCTAAAATATGATAAGAATTTTATCTATAAATTTAATAAAGCAGCTAAAGATTTAGGAAACTCATGGTCTTTTGATAATGCTTTTAAAGACATCCTTGGAAAAGGTGTAGAAACGGTATGGAATGAATACAAAAACTATATCAATAATGGTAACACTCTTGATTACGACGGTGATTATCCATGGAACCTAGATTGCGGAGGTAGCAATGGAGATCTAACCGACATTACTAATGACGGTGGAACAGTTTCTAGTCAATATAATGATTCCCCATCTAACGAAGGTATATCAAAACTAATCGACAATACTATCAATTCGAAGTATCTAACCTTTAATGCATCTGCATGGGTACAGTATAAAGCCAGTACATCCTATATTTTATCTTCTTACACTTTATCCTCTGCAAATGATGCTCCAGAGAGAGATCCGAAAAACTGGACTTTACAAGGGTCAACAAATGGAAATTCCTGGCAAAATATTGATCAAAGATCTAATCAAGATTTCCCAAATAGAAATCAAAAAAGAAGCTTTACTGTTAACTCTTCTACTGCTTACAAATATTATCGATTATCGATGAGTAATAACAGTGGGACTATTCTACAATTATCTGAACTCGAATTGTTTGGAAAAGAAAAAAACACACAACAACTTCCTATAGCTGATTTTAGAGCAAATAAAACCAACATAAAAGAAGGAGAAAGTGTGTCTTTTACTAATTCTTCAACCGATGCTACTTCATATAATTGGACATTTGATGGAGGTAGTCCATCTAGTAGTACACAAACTAATCCTGTAGTGAAGTATAATAGAGAAGGAACCTATTCGGTAACTCTTAAAGCAACAAACGGAGATGGGTCTGACACAGAAACTAAAACCTCAATTATTAAAGTTTCTTCAAATGGAGGTGGAGGAGAAATTATTGACATCACTAATGACGGGGGAAACATTTCTGATCAACATAATGATTCTCCATCTTTTGAGGATATATCTAAATTGATTGATAATAATCCTAATTCTAAGTTTTTAACTTTTAATGCTTCTGCATGGGTACAATATAAAGCAACCAAAAGTTACACGTTATCTTCATATACGATAACCTCTGGGAACGACGCACCAGAGAGAGATCCTAAAAGCTGGACTCTGCAAGGGTCTACCAACGGAAGTTCCTGGCAAAATATTGATCAAAGATCTAATCAGGATTTCCCGAATAGAAATCAAAAAAGAAGTTTTCAGGTAAGCACTACTTCTTCTTACAACTATTATCGATTATCAATTAGAAACAATAGTGGAACTATTCTACAATTATCTGAACTCGAATTGTTCGGAAAAGAAAGTTCTACCGATGGAGGTTCTTGCTCATGGGGGAATGATTTTCTTACTCCAAGAGTAGAATTTAGAGATTTTGATGGATCAACTATTGGATCACAAGTATTTAACCAGGTGATCCCTAATGCAGAAAGCTATATGAAACAACGCTGTCTGGATGTAGCTAAAATCCTGTATCGTAATTCTGCAGATGCTCCAAAATTTAGACTATTAAAATTCAACTTAAAAAATGAAGATTTTGTAGCTCATAAATTTGGAGATGGTGATCAAATGACCATAGAAGTGAGCACACAACATCTGGCAAAAATCTATAGAGATTCGGGGAACAATTCGCAGGTTATAAAAGATGAAATCGATGGGATACTATTTCACGAAGTAACTCATGGCTATAATTACTCCCCTACTACAGGAGGAACATATGACGGATCTTCTCCTTTTTGGGCATATACAGAAGGTATAGCAGATGGAGTAAGGATATATGCAGGATTTCATCAAACCAGAACTCCAAATGTAAATGATTCCAGGAAATGGTTAGGTGGATATACTACAACAGGTTTTTTCCTGCAATATGTTACGCTAAAATATGACAAGAATTTTATTTATAAATTTAATAAAGCAGCAAAAGAGTTAGGAAACTCATGGTCTTTTGATAATGCTTTTAAAGATATCCTTGGAAAAGGTGTAGAAACGGTATGGAATGAATACAAAAACTATATCAATAATGGTAACACTCTTGATTACGACGGTGATTATCCATGGAACCTGGATTGTGGGGGTAGCAATCGAAGCAATCTTCAAACAGTAGAAAACAAAAATCCTGAAGACACATTCAATTTAAAGTCATATCCTAATCCAGTAAAAGATAAATTGCTTTTTGTAAAACCACAAAACCTAAAAAACACCTCTTTACTTTTTGAAATTTATGATACTCAAGGCGCTCTAATTTTTACAGAAAAAACTTCGGGAAGCGTACTAAGTCTAGATCATTTAGAAAGTAAAATGTATTTTATAATTGTAAAACGATATGGAAAAACCATATATAGAAATAGATTTATAAAGCGATAA
- a CDS encoding RagB/SusD family nutrient uptake outer membrane protein: MKKIILFVFVTLLVISCEKELDIEPQGSLVEGVIEFNKEWVDQQLISAYAILDGNPGYFWAPASNWALGDVASDDFHKGSSIDDQPQLNDVERFSSGTTNIYLSRKWESLFEGISRTNQTIESITKAIEKGTLEEDLTVLGAEARFLRAHYHMDAKKIWNNIPFMKEGLTTTPSNDTDIWPQIEEDLTYAINNLPESQDDAGRATSWIAKAYLAKAHMFQNDYTAARPILDNIINEGPFQLVPNYHDNFNAEKDNNSESVFAVQNSVNDGGDGFINGNRGNRLNHPYAPDAPGGGCCGFFQPSQNLVNAFKTDANGLPLLDSFNDSDITNDQGITSDQPFTPYIGNLDPRLDWTVGRRGIEYLGWGIMPGSRWTRDQSNGGPYVGKKHEILKSQEGSMSAAGLPQYNAINTPLIRYSDVLLWRAEVYAQDGQLTDAMNLVNRIRARAANPDGFVKNPDGTPAANYVINEYTSFPDQEYAIKAVRFERRLELASEGHRFFDLVRWGVAPQVLNKYISEESSKRVYLNGASFTQGKSEYYPIPLDAINSSGGTLKQNSGY; encoded by the coding sequence ATGAAAAAAATAATCTTATTTGTATTCGTTACGTTACTAGTGATTTCTTGCGAGAAAGAACTAGACATCGAACCACAAGGATCTCTTGTTGAAGGAGTAATAGAATTTAACAAAGAATGGGTCGACCAACAACTTATCAGCGCCTATGCTATTTTGGATGGAAACCCTGGTTATTTCTGGGCACCTGCATCTAACTGGGCTCTTGGAGATGTAGCCTCTGATGATTTTCATAAAGGTTCGTCTATAGATGATCAGCCTCAATTGAATGATGTTGAGCGTTTCTCTTCGGGAACAACAAACATTTATCTATCCAGAAAATGGGAATCTTTATTTGAAGGTATTTCCAGAACAAATCAAACGATAGAATCAATTACCAAAGCTATAGAAAAAGGGACTCTAGAAGAAGATTTAACAGTTCTGGGTGCAGAAGCACGTTTCCTAAGAGCACATTATCATATGGATGCAAAAAAAATATGGAACAATATACCTTTTATGAAAGAAGGACTAACCACTACTCCATCTAATGATACCGATATCTGGCCACAAATAGAAGAAGATTTAACATATGCAATAAACAATCTTCCCGAAAGCCAGGATGATGCTGGTAGAGCTACCTCATGGATAGCTAAAGCATATCTGGCAAAAGCACATATGTTTCAAAATGATTATACCGCAGCAAGGCCAATTTTAGATAATATTATTAATGAAGGACCGTTTCAATTGGTTCCTAATTATCATGATAATTTTAATGCTGAAAAAGACAATAATTCAGAATCTGTATTTGCTGTTCAAAACTCTGTAAATGACGGAGGAGATGGGTTTATTAATGGTAATAGGGGTAATAGATTAAACCACCCATATGCTCCTGATGCTCCTGGTGGGGGATGTTGTGGTTTTTTTCAACCTAGCCAAAATTTGGTAAATGCATTTAAAACAGATGCTAATGGTTTACCACTATTAGATTCTTTTAATGACTCTGATATTACTAACGATCAGGGAATCACATCGGATCAACCTTTTACACCATATATCGGTAATCTAGATCCAAGATTAGACTGGACAGTAGGTAGAAGAGGTATAGAATATTTAGGTTGGGGAATTATGCCCGGATCGAGATGGACACGTGATCAATCTAACGGAGGGCCATATGTTGGTAAGAAACATGAAATATTAAAATCTCAGGAAGGCTCAATGTCTGCCGCTGGATTGCCACAATACAATGCGATTAACACACCGTTAATAAGATATTCTGACGTATTATTATGGAGAGCAGAAGTATATGCCCAGGATGGTCAATTAACCGATGCCATGAATCTTGTAAACAGAATAAGAGCTAGAGCTGCAAATCCAGATGGATTTGTTAAAAACCCCGACGGAACACCAGCTGCAAACTATGTAATCAATGAATACACATCATTTCCTGACCAGGAATATGCCATTAAAGCGGTTCGTTTTGAAAGAAGATTAGAATTAGCCTCAGAAGGACATCGATTTTTTGATCTGGTACGTTGGGGAGTAGCTCCACAGGTATTAAACAAATACATTAGTGAAGAATCTTCAAAACGCGTTTACCTTAATGGAGCTAGTTTTACTCAGGGGAAAAGCGAATACTACCCTATTCCCCTCGATGCGATAAACTCTTCTGGAGGAACTTTAAAACAAAATTCCGGATATTAA
- a CDS encoding SusC/RagA family TonB-linked outer membrane protein — MKNKLGYLFFVLTFMSFTNMVTAQEITITGKVTDNTGMLLPGVNIIIKDSSTGTQTDFDGNYSLTASSGDTLLFSYLGMETQSITVLDSGEHNISMQESSNQLEEIVVTGYSKQSVRNITGSVTVIKAEDLAATTPVDIEQSLQGLASGVTVGSEGGPGGSAMVRIRGFGTINNNDPLYVIDGTPTTTGINQLNPADIESMQILKDASSSAIYGFRAANGVILITTKGGKYNSKTKFTFNTSLGIDNVVKSAFPDLLSPQETANVIWTRFNNDGFAPSHPQYGNGSTPVLPNYLTPAGADSADLSTYDAQTNKITRANKQGTDWFDEYFNDAFVQNYNLGLSGGSENAKFHVGMGALKQEGVALHTFYNRYVLRANSEFKITDNFRIGESFNLSYSDRVGSVGNQSTGGDISFLYRAQPIIPVYDIAGNYAGPQSPGLGNGINPVASATRNKNNLQRSYRTIGNAYAELDFLNDFTFKTNIGLDYNNNNSSFYVFLNPEVAEPNSVNRLIESNDYTISSTWYNTLSYSKNIGNHSINAMLGTESNKTQRKFLSASRTDFFTDELDYRYLDRGTGSRDNNGSGIKSGYFSSFGKVDYSYNDKYLLSFSLRRDATSKFAQNKRSDYFPSYSAAWRISSENFMKNLSFINDLKIKAGYGELGNESIPQGRIFSQYINNDNSNYDIGGNNSNVTPGYSLFIFGNPDLEWETTTTKNIGIDGVLLDRKLTFSFEYYNALTKKLLVQDQANVTLIGLAQAKYINAGSVENKGFDFSLGYNDQINENLKYHASINISTYKNTVKELGNNPNYFLEGNLARETRPSRTQTGHPIASFHGFIIDGIIQNDAELAATGDYLGKEIGTFKYRDVNNDGVINDDDRDFIGNPHPDFTYSFNLGAEYKNIDLGIFFQGSQGNDIYNFTKFFTDYNSFPGAKSRNYLNSWSPSNTGATLPRLSNNPAEHYSSASNYYIEDGSYLRLKNIQLGYSLPERLTSKLNISKLRFFVQAKNLYTWTKYSGLDPEINLQQYGGDSVNLDIGIDRGAYPVARTFILGVNLAL; from the coding sequence ATGAAGAATAAATTAGGATATCTATTTTTTGTGCTTACCTTCATGTCATTTACCAATATGGTTACCGCCCAGGAAATTACAATTACTGGAAAAGTAACAGATAATACGGGAATGTTATTACCAGGGGTAAACATTATTATAAAAGACTCTTCTACAGGAACACAAACCGATTTTGACGGAAACTATTCATTAACAGCCTCATCAGGAGACACATTGTTATTTAGTTATCTAGGAATGGAAACTCAAAGTATTACGGTATTAGATTCGGGAGAACACAACATCTCCATGCAAGAGAGTTCTAACCAACTAGAAGAAATTGTAGTTACCGGGTATTCAAAACAATCGGTAAGAAATATAACCGGATCTGTTACTGTAATCAAAGCAGAAGATCTCGCCGCCACTACTCCCGTCGATATTGAGCAATCTTTGCAAGGATTAGCTTCAGGAGTTACTGTAGGTTCTGAAGGAGGTCCTGGAGGATCTGCAATGGTAAGAATACGAGGATTTGGAACAATTAACAACAATGACCCTCTTTATGTAATTGATGGTACACCAACAACTACAGGAATTAACCAGTTAAATCCAGCAGATATTGAATCTATGCAGATACTAAAAGATGCGTCCTCTTCTGCTATTTATGGATTTAGAGCTGCTAATGGGGTAATCCTTATCACCACCAAAGGAGGTAAGTATAATAGCAAAACTAAGTTTACATTTAACACAAGTCTAGGAATTGACAACGTTGTAAAATCTGCTTTTCCAGATTTATTATCTCCTCAGGAGACTGCAAATGTTATTTGGACCCGTTTTAATAACGATGGCTTTGCTCCTTCTCACCCTCAGTATGGTAACGGAAGTACTCCTGTATTGCCAAACTATTTAACCCCCGCTGGAGCAGATTCTGCAGATCTATCCACATATGACGCTCAAACCAATAAGATTACCAGAGCAAATAAACAAGGTACAGATTGGTTTGATGAGTATTTTAATGACGCTTTTGTTCAAAATTATAATCTGGGATTATCTGGAGGGTCTGAAAACGCAAAATTTCATGTCGGAATGGGTGCACTAAAACAAGAAGGTGTAGCCTTGCATACTTTCTACAACAGATATGTATTAAGAGCAAATTCAGAATTTAAAATAACTGATAATTTCAGAATAGGAGAATCGTTTAACCTTTCTTATTCTGACAGAGTTGGTTCTGTTGGAAATCAATCTACCGGAGGAGATATTTCTTTCTTATATAGAGCACAACCTATCATTCCTGTATACGATATTGCAGGTAATTATGCCGGCCCACAAAGTCCGGGATTAGGTAATGGTATTAACCCTGTAGCCAGTGCAACCCGAAACAAAAACAACCTGCAAAGAAGCTACAGAACAATTGGTAATGCATATGCAGAACTAGACTTTTTAAACGATTTTACTTTTAAAACTAACATAGGACTAGACTACAACAATAACAATAGTTCTTTTTATGTTTTTCTTAACCCAGAAGTTGCAGAACCAAATTCTGTTAATCGATTAATAGAAAGTAACGATTATACCATCTCTTCTACATGGTATAATACCCTTAGTTATTCTAAAAACATAGGAAACCATTCTATTAACGCCATGTTAGGAACAGAATCTAATAAAACACAAAGAAAATTCCTAAGTGCTTCAAGAACTGATTTCTTTACCGACGAACTAGATTATAGATATTTGGATAGAGGAACCGGTTCTAGAGATAATAATGGTAGTGGGATTAAAAGTGGATACTTCTCTAGCTTCGGAAAAGTAGATTACAGCTACAACGATAAGTATTTATTATCATTTTCTCTACGAAGAGATGCTACTTCAAAATTTGCTCAAAACAAAAGATCAGATTATTTCCCTTCATATAGTGCTGCATGGAGAATATCTAGTGAAAATTTTATGAAAAACCTATCGTTTATAAATGATCTTAAAATAAAAGCTGGATACGGAGAATTAGGAAACGAAAGTATTCCTCAAGGCAGAATTTTTAGTCAATATATCAATAATGATAATAGCAATTATGATATAGGAGGAAACAATTCTAATGTAACACCTGGATATAGCTTATTCATATTTGGAAACCCGGATTTGGAGTGGGAAACAACGACAACAAAGAACATCGGAATTGATGGTGTTTTACTTGATCGAAAATTAACATTCAGCTTTGAGTACTATAATGCATTAACAAAAAAATTATTAGTTCAGGATCAAGCCAATGTAACTCTTATAGGTCTTGCTCAGGCTAAATACATCAATGCAGGGTCGGTAGAAAATAAAGGGTTTGATTTTTCTCTGGGATATAACGACCAAATTAACGAAAATCTAAAGTACCACGCTTCAATAAATATCTCTACTTACAAAAACACAGTAAAAGAATTAGGAAACAATCCAAATTATTTCTTAGAAGGAAATTTAGCGCGAGAAACCAGGCCTTCTAGAACACAAACTGGTCATCCTATTGCTTCATTTCATGGTTTTATTATTGATGGTATCATCCAGAACGACGCAGAACTTGCAGCTACTGGTGATTACCTAGGAAAAGAGATAGGAACATTTAAGTATAGAGATGTTAATAATGACGGAGTGATTAATGACGACGATAGAGATTTTATAGGAAATCCTCATCCTGATTTTACATATAGTTTTAATTTGGGGGCAGAATACAAAAATATTGACTTGGGAATATTCTTCCAGGGAAGCCAGGGGAATGATATTTATAATTTCACTAAATTCTTTACAGATTACAACAGTTTTCCCGGAGCAAAAAGCAGAAATTATCTGAACTCCTGGAGCCCCTCTAATACAGGTGCTACTTTACCTAGACTTTCTAATAACCCCGCAGAACACTATTCTAGTGCTAGCAACTATTATATAGAGGATGGGTCATACCTTCGCCTTAAAAATATTCAATTAGGGTATAGCTTACCAGAACGATTAACATCTAAACTAAATATTTCGAAATTAAGGTTTTTTGTACAAGCCAAAAACCTATATACCTGGACCAAATACTCTGGATTAGATCCTGAAATCAACTTACAGCAATACGGTGGCGATTCTGTAAACCTGGATATCGGTATTGATAGAGGTGCATATCCCGTAGCAAGAACCTTTATACTAGGTGTTAATCTTGCTTTATAA
- a CDS encoding Lrp/AsnC family transcriptional regulator, whose protein sequence is MLDNTDKTILRILQRDSKKTAKEIANLLNLTVSPIYERIKRLESKGYIEKYVAIVNKKMVGLPITAFCQVSLQSHGESFIDKFENQIKNLKEVQECFHMAGQVDFLLKINMPSLEEYHEFMRSKLSKIDNIGVLNTTFSLKVIKHTSEYYL, encoded by the coding sequence ATGTTAGATAATACAGACAAAACTATTTTGCGTATCCTTCAAAGAGATTCTAAAAAAACTGCGAAGGAAATAGCGAATCTTTTGAACTTAACTGTTTCTCCTATATATGAGAGGATAAAACGTTTAGAAAGTAAAGGGTATATAGAAAAATATGTTGCAATTGTGAATAAGAAGATGGTTGGTCTGCCCATTACAGCATTTTGCCAGGTGTCTCTACAATCTCATGGAGAATCATTTATTGATAAGTTTGAAAATCAAATAAAAAATCTGAAAGAAGTTCAAGAGTGCTTTCATATGGCAGGACAGGTAGATTTTTTACTAAAAATAAATATGCCAAGCTTAGAAGAATATCATGAGTTTATGCGTTCTAAGTTATCAAAAATTGATAATATCGGAGTCCTGAATACTACTTTTTCTTTAAAGGTGATTAAGCATACTTCAGAATATTATTTATAA